In the genome of Cynocephalus volans isolate mCynVol1 chromosome 10, mCynVol1.pri, whole genome shotgun sequence, the window CATGTGCTTTCTGAACTTTGACAGAGGTCTTCTAAAGCCCTCCAGGGAACTcctataaaacaaaaagcaaagccCTACCCATTTTGTGGGGAGAGGAgcagggggcaggggaagaaCTCACCCATCCTCTTGGTACTGGATCTCAGGTTCCTCTAGTTCAGTCTAGAGAAACACTCCCCTTGCCTACCCCTGTCACCCAAGAAACTCTAAATGTCTTTCCTAAACCCAGTCCCATCTCCTAAGAAACATGTTCCAAAATTTCCCAACTTTCCCAGGTAGACAGATTCCAGCTGAGAGGCTCAGCTACTAGGCTTTCTCCTTCAGGACAAAGTTTTCTGACAGGATCAGGAagttctgcctcagtttccccggtCTTAAGCAGAAAATTGATTTTCCTTCCTCCTAGAATTGGATGGATGGGCTGGACCGACCTAGAACCTAAGGGTCTAGCCAAGGGAGGGGTCAGGGTGGGGGGCCTTAGAAGTCAGGATGACCCCAAGGGACTTGGCTACCTGAAGTGTCCCACATGTTGAGCTCAATGCGGCGCTTGTCGATCTCAAAGCTCGCGGTGTAGTTCTCAAACACGGTGGGGACATAACTCTGCAGACACAGATGGGTCAAGATGAGATCCTCTCTCCAGTACTCACCCCAGACTCACTCCCgcacccagcccagcccagtcccTGGACAGAAGTGGGTCTGGGTTGGGCGAAGGGGAGATCCCAGGAGCTGCGGAATCTCTGCTAGGCTCCCAAACCTCCTTCTTGGTCCCTCCAGTCCCTAGTTCTTCCCCTCTCCGATGCCCAGGACCTCCGACATTCCCCCAACGCTTCCTCTGGTTCTTTCCAATCCCATCCATCTCATCCGGCTCCCTAATTCCTCCCACCTCAACCCTCTGCAGTCTTCCCAGACCCCCCAACGCCTCGCCCCAATCCTCCGAGCCCGTCTCTCGTCCCTGGTAACCTAGGCACCCATTTCCATCCGCCCGCCCGGCCTCTGTCGCCCCACCCCTGGCGGCCTTAGCGCCCCCTCCCAAGATACCGGCCCCTCACCCCAGGGTAGGCGTCCTTGGCGAACACCTGCAGCAACGCCGTCTTGCCACACTCTGCATCCCCCACCACCACGATCTTGCAGCGGCCGCTCTGCCCCTCCATAGTCCCGGCTACGCGCCGGTCCTCCACGTCGCCCCCCTCCTGGACCCCGCCGCCGTCTCTGCCACCGCCTCCCCAGCCGCTGCAGCTGCAGCCGCTTGGGCGGCCGACACCGGCATCTCGCGGGCCCGCGCGGAGCCCCCACCAGGGGCCGTGGCCCCCCCTCCGCCCCGCCCCCAGCTCGCCCGCCGAGCCTTCGGCCCCGCCTACCACCCGCGCAGTTGGGGGCGGGGCCCAGAGGATCTGGGCGGAGCCCGGGGGAACCAAGGAACGTGAGCCGGGTTCTAGCGGAGTGACCTAAGAGGCCCGTGCTAGTTTGGGGCAGGCCGAGCCGAGCTTACTTGACTTCCTTGGAgatgggggcggggcggggttCGGACGACGTTCTGAGGGGTAGGGTGGGAGCGGCAGGCGCGCGAGGCTGGGGCGGTCTGTGTGCTAGTGCGGACACGCGCGGTGGCAGCCATCCAGTTCCTGAACACAGGGGGCGCGAGatagaaggggaaggaggaagtcTTTTTGGTTTTGTCTCCCTCCTTCACTCTCATGTCCCGGCAGGGGGTTTTGGGGAAATGAGAGTATGGACTCCAACACACCCATCTGGACGGTAGTGACATCATAGCTTTCCGTCCCCATGGCAACGGGCGGCCGGGTCTGGGGCTGTGGTGACTTAACGGTGGGCCTGGACTATCTGGAAAGCGTGGACTGCGTTCCTCCAGCCAAGCGCTGGGTGGAAAGTTTTGGAGGAGCTGCGTCCCCTGGTGGATGATTGGGGAGACGGAgatggggaggaagaaaaggaagatagAACTGCCAGAGTAATCGCCCTGCTGCAGTCAGAGCCAAGGCCAAAAGCCATTTCAGGCTGACAACAATCAAACCAGTGTTCAGCATTTGCGTGACATCTTTTACCTTCTAAAAGTGATTCCTTAAATCGAGAAACTCGATTTAACTTTATCTTGTTCTCAATAACTAGAGCACGCAGCATAGCATCATCAgcattttacagaagggaaaaTGAAGTACAGCGTTAACAACCAAAGTCAGAACGTTTAAAAGTCTCGGTCTCCATGCTCCTGGCTTGCCACTGCAAGACCACGGTGAATAAAGTCTGATCCCTGCCTGGGTCTCCCTGAGGGTAGAGTCAGAGTCTGTGGCAGTACTTGAGCGGGTTGTGGTCTACAGGTGGTTGGCTCCCCAAATCTGATGTAGGCTCACATTTTGGGATTGTCCTTCAGACTGTCccatagttttaatttgtataagGTTtataatgaataagtaaattaaatCGTAGTCTGCATGACCCCAAGAATGTCCTCACGCATATCTTCCCGACGTCCCTTGCTTTACTCCCGTTTCGCTCTCTCGCAGCTTGCGCAGCCGTGGCCCTGGCCCTTTAAGGTGGCGCACGaagccccgcccccggcccggcTCCCCGCCCCGCCCTCTGGCGACCGCGGCGGAGGCTAGTGCCCACGCGCGCCCCGCCCTCCCCAGCTGTGTACCCTCTGTCCAGCTGTGCTCGCACGTCGGGAGTTCCAGCCATGTCCGCCGAGAGAGAGGCAGCCGAGGCAGCCACCGTGGTAGCGGCGGCCGAGGCAGCGGCTGTGGAAGACGCCTCTTCGCAGCTCCCGAAAGCTGAGGCAGCGAGCGACCCCCAGCCGCCCGTGGCCTCCGAAGGGGCGGGGGCCGCCTCGCCGCCGCCGCTGCGCTACCTGGTGCTCACCGGCTTCGGCGGCTATGACAAGGTGAAGCTGCAGAGCCGGCCGGCCGCGCCCCCGGCCCCCGGCCCCGGCCAGCTGACACTGCGCGTGCGGGCCTGCGGGTTGAACTTCGCCGACCTCATGGCCCGGCAGGGGCTGTACGACCGGTTGCCGCCGCTGCCCCTCACTCCGGGCATGGAGGGCGCGGGCGTCGTGATCGCCGTGGGCGAGGGAGTCAATAACCGCAAGGTGAGCGGGCTAGCTCAGGGCAGGGCAGGACAGCGCAGGCCACTGGGCAGCAGGGCACGAATGGGCGGGCGCCGGGGGTGTGGCGGGGCGGGGGTAACTAGTACGGACCCGGGTGGACAGGCATGGAAGGCATGGGAAAGGAACTTAAGCGTGAAGCTCTTGGAAAACGGATTTACTTGGGGGGTGTGGAGTGGAGAGATGGAATTATTGCCCCTTCCCCAACCATTTTTAGTGTGGCCGCCTCGCAGAAGCGcggctggggggtatgggggagggAACAATAAGGCTCCCAAGCGCATGCGCACAGTGACCTTTtaaacccccacccccagtaaAACCACACCTGTGCCCCTGCCCACCAGACATCTCCGGGTAATTGTGGTCTGTGACCCTAAGCGACGGTTAGTGCCGCTTTCTCCGAGGGAGCTTGAGGAGCTCTGTAGTCGGGGTTGGGCGGGGGCGCAGTGGCCGTGCCAGAGCCCTAGTCACATGCAACCCCGTGGTCTGTGGGGGTGTGACGCGGCCCCTCCCGGAGCAGGGGAGACACGCCCATCATGGAGAACTGGAGAAGGCTCCCTCCGCTCCTGGCCTTTCACCGACAGTCTGGTCTTGGGGCGGGGGAGGCGGGATTGAGCCTCCAGATCTTTGTCTTGGTGTCACTGTTTCCCGTGACTGCAACATCTCCTTCTCCTATGACTCAGCCAGCGGGCCACAACCTCGGCCTGCCCTTGGGAAAGTCCGGGCGGAACCCGCCTCTGCCTTCCTCGCGGAAGACCCCCGCCTCAGAAACCCCGGCAGTGCCGGAGGTTTGAACTGGGCTGGGGAGGTGTGGCACCGTGAGCAGGTTGGCCCAGCTCTGCCAGTCTGTTTCCCCTTCTCGTTTATCGTCAGTCTTGGCCGCAACCGCTATTCTGGAGAGTTCCAAATGACCAACTTTTTGAGAGACGTGGGATGAGGTCTCTGCATGTCGTTTGTTTAGGAGGTTCTTTTCAAATAATCGGGACCCTGCAAGAGAGGCCCCTTAGATGCAGTCTCTGATGCAACCTTCTTCTTGCCTGACTTGCCAGCTCCAGATGCCGGAGTTGGATTTGTTGGATTTATCCTACATGCAAACAGCACCTCCTCAAAGAGCTTCTCCCTGAATTCAGCTCTGGCCCCTCCTCGCACTGACTTCTAAATAATCCCACTCTTGGGAAGGTGCTGAGAGGAATTTGGCATGGGGGGCGAGATTGGGAGGGAGTTGTAGTTCATGTTACTGCTGAAGGCCACCCACCTAACCTCCCTTCCTCACACTTTCCGCCTAGTAGATACAGGATATCCTGTCCAGGGCAAGAATCTGATGTAAGAGCCTGGATTCTGTGGGTCCTCCCCTCACTCCTCTCTCTCCTGATGTCTGGGCTGGGGAGGGATCATGGCCCTGACCTGTGATGGACTGAGGGTTAGGCATGAGCCAGGGTAAGTGAAACTTGTTCTGGGTCAAATCTGGGGCTAACACGACCTTGACTGACTGCTGCACTCTCCCCAGCTCTCCTGGGTTGTTTCTACACCTGCTAATCCTGAGTCCTTGGGTGGAGGGCTTCTGTTCCTCAGACTTCATCTCAGACCAGAACTTTCAGGAAAAGAGCCCAACCTGTCCTCAGTCCTCCTCTTCAATGGAGTGTGGAGGTTTGAGGACACAAAAAAGGGGGGTGAATGGAGTCCCATCCCCCTTCCCCATGGATCTTAAGTCTTGTTAATATACAGAATTCCCAGGGACCAAGACGGACCTGGTTTGTCCCAGAACAGCACCCACTCCTCCCTCTCTGCACTCTTCAGAGAGCAAAAAGAGGCCTTCCTTTCTCCTGAGACTCCCCTCTTTTCCCTGCCCTTCCCTTGACCCCAGTTGCTAAGCTGTTATCtgccctctttccctcctgcagAGAGGCTCTGGAAGGTGGCCCAGAGTGGAGGAAAAAGCCTTTTCCTGGTGGTTGGGACTGTGTGGCAGTCCTTGTCCATCACTCCTCTTGCACCATCTCTAGGTGAATGTGTGTTCTAGGCTCCCAGTGGTGgctgaaataaaatttctgaggTGACTACACCCAGCCCTAAGTGCTCAAAGACCGTTACCTGTGTTCTGGTATGGTTCTTACCACATGCAGCCCTCTTCCTTCAGTTATTTGATTGTGTGACTTCCCCTCCTCACTGCTATTATGGTTATCGTTATCATTAGCTAACATTactaagtgcttactatgtgccagacattgtacttaaaaatcactgaatgggccggcctgtggctcacttgggagagcgtggtgctgacaataccaagtcaagggttaagatccccttaccagtcatctttaaaaaaaaaaaaaaaatcactggatgATTCTTTTCCGTTTAATGCTCATAACTGCCCtaatttacagataagaaaacgggggctcaaaatggttaaataatttttatattgcctAAGGTCACACTGTCAGTAAACATGGAACCCATTTTTGTAACCGAAGCTGTTTGATCTCTTCAGTAACACTTCATGCTGCCCTAACTGTAAGCTTCTTGCATTCAGGGATCTTACACAATGGCGGGTTGTaagatctgtaaaatggagataaggaTAGTATCTACCTCAAGGAGCTGATATAAGgattaatatgagggtacttcaaaaagttcatggaaaaatagaattaaaagataatatagggctggctggttagctcagttggttagaacacggtaTTATAACACTAAtctcaagggtttggatccccctacggccagtcacacattaaaaaaaattttttttttttaaaaacaggcaatacaaatctttccatgaactttttgaagatcccctcATATATAAAGCATTTGGAATAGGGCCTGGCCCTCAGCAGGCACTTAATAAAGATAAGTTGCTATTGCTCTTGATgatgtgattattattattaccatcacTGCTATTGCTGCTTCTACTGCTACTTTGTCTCTTCCATTCTTCAAGGCAGGGGACCGGGTGATGGTGTTGAACCGATCGGGGATGTGGCAGGAGGAGGTGACTGTGCCCTCAGCCCACACATTCCTGATGCCTGAGGCCATGACATTTGAAGAAGCTGCTGCCTTGCTGGTCAATTACATCACAGCCTACATGGTCCTCTTTGACTTTGGCAACCTACGGCCTGGCCACAGCGTCTTGGTACACATGGCTGCAGGTGACAGGTCCCCTCCCCTTATACCCCCGCCTTACCCCACCCAGATTTCCTTCCAGGCCCCTTCTCTGCAGCCTGTCTGGATTGTTGGTCATGGCAACACCAGGCAGGCTGCCTTGGCCTGTGATGCCCAGAGGCTTCTGCACTGTAGTTGCCGTGGTAACATTAAGGCACCAGGTCCAGACTGGTGTGCTATCCTTAGCAATgtgtcttcccctccccctggTTCTCAATCATGGAGATTGGACATGGGCCCCCATATGACCCTAGGCAAATGAAGGTGACAGGCTGGGTCCTTGGGAAGCTAGAACGGAGAGTGGTGGCTGGGTAACCCCATAGCTCCTCCTACACATGGGTGTCTTGCTGCAGGAGGTGTGGGGATGGCAGCCGTGCAGCTGTGCCGTACAGTGGAGAATGTGACAGTGTTTGGAACAGCCTCAGCCAGCAAGCATGAGACACTGAGGGAGAATGGGGTCACGCACCCCGTTGACTACCACACAACTGACTACGTGGATGAGATCAAGAAGATCTCTCCCAAAGGTGCGGGGCAGAGtatgggagggggtggggtggcacAGGACAGGGAGGGGTCTCCTGATCTGTGGATCTTAATGCTGTTCCTGGGTTCCCCTGCTGTTACAGGAGTGGACATCGTCATGGACCCCCTGGGCGGGTCAGATACTGCCAAGGGCTATAACCTCCTCAAACCCATGGGCAAAGTCGTCACCTATGGTGAGTTagtggggatggagagagaatGTTAGGGGCAGGGGAGTCTAAGGGGTGGGATATAGGGGCCCATGGCTTTTGAACGAAGAAAAGTCGGGGACTTGGGTGCTCTGTATACAGCATCAAGGTTAGGAACAGTCTGGTATATTAGTGCTCTGAATACAGGTGCTCTGTAGAGAGCATCAGGGTTAGAAAAGATCCTGTATGTTAGTATATAGCATTCAGATTGCTGCCTCCTGAGTGCCAGCTACTTTCATGGTTTGTCACAACTTTTCATGTGAGTCATACTAAATTCAGTATTCTCTCTGTGCTCCTGTTTGGGGATTATTCCTGATCAACCAGTCTGCCTTCCTTCTGTCCTCCCTCCCTGGGCTTCTTGGGCAAGaagcattttcatttaaaaaagtatttcacagaagaaataaacaaacaaagattAGAGCACTTTTTGAATCAGCTGGAGTTGGTCTGGGCCTGGTAACCAGCATGTTGGGGATTATCCTGACTGTCGCTCCCTGGCAATGATGCGGATAATTGCAAGGGACCACAGGGAGCAGACGAGCATGGATTCAGACATACAAGGATGTGCCGGGCACCTGGATTCACAGGCTGTCACTTGTCCCTCAGGAATGGCCAACCTGCTGACGGGCCCTAAGCGGAATCTGATGGCCCTGGCTCGTACATGGTGGAATCAGTTCAGTGTGACAGCTCTGCAGCTGCTGCAGGCCAACCGGGCTGTGTGTGGCTTCCACCTGGGCTATCTGGATGGTGAGGTGGAGCTGATCAGTAGTGTGGTTGCCCGCCTCCTGGCTCTGTACAACCAGGGCCACATCAAACCCCACATTGACTCGGTCTGGCCCTTTGAGAAGGTGAGTGCGGTGACTTTGCAGGGAGAGCCTGGGTAGAGTTCATGAAGGCTGGGGTTCCCAGGGGAGGATTCCTGGGGATGAGGAGGGCTGCCTCCTTTCGACTGGCTCTTATTGGATGGGGGCCGGATAGCACTGGGTGCAgagtcttctctttctctctaggtGGCTGATGCCATGAAGCAGATGCAGGAGAAGAAGAATGTGGGCAAGGTCCTCCTGGTTCCTGGGCCAGAGAAGAACTAGGGTGTGGGGCTGTGGGACCTTGAGACCTGGGAAGGGAGAGGTTGGTAAGCCCTGTTCTGCTGACCATCAGACTCCCATTTCAGCCTCTGTCATGATGCTCTGCCTTCCCTCCCCTGAAGGTCTTTGTGGTGATGACTGCTCCCTGCCCCATTCTTTCTCTTTGGTCAGGgctgccccctcccacttccTGCTCTTAGAAGAGGTTGGGAAGTGACCACTTGGATGTCTGGGCCTTGCCAAGGGGACAGGGAGGGTCAGAGGGAGGCCAGCTGTTTCCTGCCCCCACCCTTTCCCTGGGCCTGCTGTGCTGCTTTTGTGCCAAGGTTAGCCAGTCCCTCCCCATCCTGCTCAGTGTACTTCCGTCTCAGCCTTGTCTTCCCTCCCGCCCCTGTTCTACCACctccccaaagaactgaaatgtCAGCTCAGGAAATGGGGCCAATCTGTGTGAGTTGAGCATGTACCTGTCTCTCCCTAGCGTCCCTTCAGCCCAGGCTGACCAGCACCCACCTCTGGGCTTCACTAGTCCCCAATCTTGTTCTGTCTCCAGCTTCTTAAGCACAATTGGGCTTTTTCCACCTCCTGCTTTTCTGCCATTAACCAAGGTTGCCTCTTACAAGGGCAGGAATCAGATCTACTCCCGTAGGTCATGGCTCTGGGAGGGATACAGAGCCACACACCTTCACCCCCTTCACTGAGTTCTCTGGATTTGTTCTCAGTGCCTTAGCAATGGAAAACCCATGCTGGTCAGGGGGAGGGGGTTCTGTGTCCCACCTCCTTCTCCACCCCTGTACTCCCCAGTGCCTTCCTTGTTTTGGTGGACCTGGGGTTTTACTCCTCCCCAGTCTCACAACACTGCCAAAAATCTGTGTATGTGCCAGTGGGAGGGGGGGCCAGCCCCTAGCCCTGGGGTCAGGGCAAAAGCAGCTGCCCTCATTGTGGCCCATGCCATGTCCTGTCTGTGTCGGTGGTTGAGGAGAAAGAGGCGGAAAGCTTTCTCAGCCTCGCAGAGAAGTGTGCCATTTACCAGCCGGAGCTCTGAGAGGCAGTTCTGCTTGTTTCTTGTTCTGGGACCAAAGTAAAAATCAATGCACATTCCCCTTGCAGTCAAGGGAGGCCCCACTGCCTTCTCAGAGCAAGGGAGGCAACTTTTCAAACTCAGCCCCAAACTTTGTTTACATGGGTGGGGAGATGGAGCAGGGGAATAAAGACAGGGATAGGTAGTTTCTGGGCTGCTGGAACCAAAGTGGGGacttcctggggtgggggtgtaaCCCCTTCTGCCTGCTGAGCTGGGATTAGGGAGGGTTACTGCCACAGCCATTGccagtgggaggtggggggacagGCTCAGCCTCTTCATTGTCTAAATGAGGCCTAAACATGTGAGTGCGATTTCTGCTTTTGTGTAGCCCACCCCATTACCACAGCTGCCTTTGTGTTTGTGTCAATAAAAAGCCAAACCCTGGATCCTGGATACTGCCTCTGAGAGTGGAGGGGAAGGTGAGCTCGTGGAAGGCCAGggtttcttccctcccccccagcctGCTTCCATGCCGAAATCAAGTTTTCTTTCGTGAATGAAATAAGGAAGGACATCATGTCATACAGGCACTTTTACTGTTCTTGGGCAGCATTTTGCAGCCTGGAATCCCTGCCCCCTGTTGGTGGGCATAAAGATCTCTTATACTTGCGTACCAACTCCAGCCCAACTTGAGAACCCTGGCAGACAGGTGGGGTGATGAGAAGGGTGGTCCCCTAGCCTGACTCGGAGGTGAAGACTGCCAGGCCCTGCTGTCCTGGGGGCACGACGGTCAGGGcagccacctccccacccccacgggTGGGCTTCTGGAAGTGGATCTCCAAGA includes:
- the VAT1 gene encoding synaptic vesicle membrane protein VAT-1 homolog — its product is MSAEREAAEAATVVAAAEAAAVEDASSQLPKAEAASDPQPPVASEGAGAASPPPLRYLVLTGFGGYDKVKLQSRPAAPPAPGPGQLTLRVRACGLNFADLMARQGLYDRLPPLPLTPGMEGAGVVIAVGEGVNNRKAGDRVMVLNRSGMWQEEVTVPSAHTFLMPEAMTFEEAAALLVNYITAYMVLFDFGNLRPGHSVLVHMAAGGVGMAAVQLCRTVENVTVFGTASASKHETLRENGVTHPVDYHTTDYVDEIKKISPKGVDIVMDPLGGSDTAKGYNLLKPMGKVVTYGMANLLTGPKRNLMALARTWWNQFSVTALQLLQANRAVCGFHLGYLDGEVELISSVVARLLALYNQGHIKPHIDSVWPFEKVADAMKQMQEKKNVGKVLLVPGPEKN